A single Halarcobacter anaerophilus DNA region contains:
- a CDS encoding amino acid ABC transporter substrate-binding protein: MKLLKSVSLGLAALTLAATVSSADTLEDTKKSGYLSCGLNTGLPGFASPDSSGVWKGIDVDACRAVAAAIFADPSKVKYAHLNAKERFTALQSGEIDMLARNTTWTATRDTSLGLTFAAVNYYDGQGFLISKKIGVNSAKELDGATVCIQAGTTTELNLTDYFKANKMEYKPITYDTSAQTIEGFETGRCDVLTSDASQLYGLRTTLKDPDSAKVLPEIISKEPLGTVVRQGDDKWFKIVRWTHIAMLNAEELGITSKNVDEMLKSPNPSIKRFLGETGKFGEYLGLDNKWAYNIIKYVGNYGEVFDRNVGKDSPLKIERGLNKLWKDGGIQYGAPIR; encoded by the coding sequence ATGAAATTACTAAAATCTGTCTCATTAGGTCTTGCAGCATTAACCCTTGCTGCAACGGTATCTTCAGCTGATACCTTAGAAGATACAAAGAAAAGTGGTTATTTAAGTTGTGGTCTTAATACCGGTCTTCCGGGTTTTGCTTCTCCTGATTCAAGCGGTGTTTGGAAAGGAATTGATGTTGATGCTTGTAGAGCCGTTGCCGCTGCAATTTTTGCAGATCCGTCAAAAGTAAAATATGCTCACTTAAATGCAAAAGAGAGATTTACCGCACTTCAAAGCGGTGAAATTGATATGCTAGCTAGAAATACTACTTGGACAGCTACAAGAGACACATCATTAGGATTAACATTTGCTGCTGTTAACTATTATGACGGTCAAGGTTTTTTAATTTCAAAAAAAATCGGTGTTAATTCGGCAAAAGAGCTTGACGGCGCTACAGTTTGTATTCAAGCAGGAACTACTACTGAATTAAACTTAACTGATTATTTTAAAGCCAATAAAATGGAGTATAAGCCTATTACTTATGATACATCAGCTCAAACAATTGAAGGATTTGAGACTGGAAGATGCGATGTCTTAACTTCTGATGCTTCTCAATTATATGGATTAAGAACTACTTTAAAAGATCCAGATTCTGCAAAAGTTTTACCTGAAATTATTTCAAAAGAACCTTTAGGAACTGTTGTTAGACAAGGCGACGATAAATGGTTTAAAATCGTTAGATGGACTCATATTGCTATGTTAAATGCGGAAGAATTGGGAATTACTTCTAAAAACGTAGATGAAATGTTAAAAAGTCCAAATCCATCTATCAAAAGATTTTTAGGGGAAACAGGAAAATTCGGTGAATATTTAGGATTAGATAATAAATGGGCATACAATATTATCAAATATGTAGGAAATTACGGTGAAGTATTTGATAGAAATGTAGGTAAAGACTCTCCTTTAAAAATTGAAAGAGGCTTAAACAAATTATGGAAAGACGGTGGAATTCAATACGGGGCTCCTATTAGATAA